TTCTACTACTACCTCGTGGAGCTTCTGCCCGTGGCCCTGCCGTGGAGCCTGTTCGTCGTGGGGGCCGTGGCGTGGGCCGTGCGGCGCGGGCGCGAGCGAGGCTACAGCGCGGCGCTCGTGCCCGCGTTCGTCTTCGCGGCCTTGCTGGTGCTTCATTCGCTCGTGACGAACAAGCGGGTGCATTACATGCTGCCCGCGATGCCGTGGTGGGCGCTGTGGCTCGGGGCGCTGCTCGCCCAGAGCCTGGCAAACGACGACCCGGCCGGCCGCGAGGGCCGGGAGGCGCCGGCCTGGGCCGCGCGCTGGCCGGCGGTCCTCATCCTGGCCGCCCTGCTCGCGGGCGCGCTGGCCGGCCCGTTCGCCTGGACCCGGCAGGCGCGCGGAGGGCTGGCGGCCGTGATCGCCTTGAGCGTGGTGCTGGCGGGGTTGGCGGCGTGGGGCCTGGCCGCGGCCTGGCGCGGGCGGGCCGCTCAGTCGGCCGCGGCCCTGTGCGTGGCCTCTGCGGTCGTGGGGGCCGCGTGGTTCCCGCTCTGGATCGGGCACGTCGCCAAGCCGTCGAGAGAGGTCGCGGCGGCTCGCGAGGTGATCGCCAGCCTCCCGCGCGGCGCGGCCGTGGGGGCTTACAGGTCGGCCAGCGAGCATCTGCTCTTCAAGCTGGGGCACGCGGTCGCGCTGCTGCCGGATGCCGACGCGGTGCGCGTCTTCCTCGCGGCCCCCGGCCCGCGGTACCTGATCACCCAGGCCGAACGGGCCGACGAGGTGCGCGGCCTCTCGCCGAGGCCGCTACGCGAACTCTCTTCGTGGCAGACCGAGCGCGATAAGGGGACCCTGCTGCTGGCCGGCGGCTGAGTCAGGCGCCTTGCTTGCCGGGCGACCGCCGGCGCCGGGGCGTGGCGCCGACCGCGAGGAGCACGATGCCGACGCCCGCGAGCCCCAGCATGACCAGCACGTTGAACCGGCGCGGCAGCTTCACCAGCAGCTTGTGCTCCCAGTAGTCCTCCGTGGTGTCCACGGCAACGTTTTTCCTCTCCACCCGGAGCGCGCCGCCGGGCTCCACCGTGCACAACAGGTAGTGGTGAGGCACGAAGGGCGGATCCGGGCCGGCGCCGGCCCCCCCGCTGATGTAGACGGGCACCTCGCCGAGCTTGTCTTCCAGGTACGAGTGGATGTGGCTACAGAACAGAGCTGTGACGTGGTGCGCGTTCAGGATGCGTTGCAGCTCCTCCACGCCGGACGCCAGGCAGGGGCGCAGGTGGCGCGGGTCGTGCGGCGGCGTGTGGGTGTAGACGATGCAGGCCTCGTACTGGCTGCGGTACCGCGCGAGGGTCTGCTCGAGCCACTTCAGGTCGCCCTCTGCGCACGCCTCCGTGGCCGTGTCGAGGGCCACGAACAGCGTGTTCGCGCAGGCGAACCAGTACTGCCGCGGGCCGAAGCTGCGCGAGTACAGGCGGTATCGCTCGGCCGGGTCCGCCTCCTCGCGGCGGATGTCGTGGTTGCCCGCCACGGCGCAGAAGGGCACCCCCAACCGGGCCTCCTCGAGTTCGTGAAGCAGCCACTCGAAGTCCTCGGCCGCGGGCTCGACCACCAGGTCGCCGCCGGCGAGCACCAGGCGCACGCGGTCCGCCTTCACGCGCTCGAAGATGGTTTCGAGCAGGTCCAGGTTGCCCCGGCTGTCGGCCACGTAGGCGAAAGAGAATGGGGCCTTGCCCTCGAGCACCTCGCCCGCCGGCGGCAGCACCGAGGGGCTGAGGCGCGGGAACGAGGTCCAGGCCGAGGCGTGGACCACGAGCAGGCTTCCTGCCATGAGCAGAAGCAGGATGGCCAGGACGCGCACTACGCGCTTCCATCGGCGCGGAGAGGTTGCCTCGGTCACCTGTTCGGACGGTGTGCTCACGTGGGTCTCCTGCCGCAGCCGCCTCGCCAGTTCCCGTTTTCTATTATTGTAGGCAACCCGTGTGCAGATTCAAGCGGCGTCTGCGGTTGAACCCCTGCGGCCTTCCTGCTAGAATCCCGCCCCGAAGCCCCTTGTCCCCACAGGAGACCGCCATGCGCGTGCTGTTCTACGACATTGACACCCTGCGCGCCGACCACCTGGGCTGCTACGGCTACTGCCGCGACACGTCGCCCAACATTGACCGCATCGCCGCCGAGGGCGTGCGGTTCGAGCACTGTTACGTCTCCGACGCCCCGTGCCTGCCCTCGCGCGCCTCGCTCTACACGGGCCGCTTCGGCATCCACTCGGGCGTGGTGAACCACGGGGGCCTGGCGGCCGACCTGCGCCTTCAGGGCCGCGAGCGCGCCTTCCGCCACGGCCCGGCCCGCAACTCGTGGATCGCCGCCCTCCGCCAGGCCGGCCTCAGGCCCGTCTCCTTCAGCCCCTTCGCCGAGCGCCACAGCGCCTGGTGGTTCTACCACGGCTGGCTCGAGATGCACAACCCCGGCAGCGGCGGCATGGAGATCGCCCCCCAGGTCGTCCCCGGCGCCCTCCGCTGGCTCGATGCTCACGCCAAGGAAGACAACTGGTTCCTCCACGTCAACGTCTGGGACCCCCACACCCCCTACCGCACGCCGCTGGACTTCGGCGACCCGTTCCAGGGCCAACCCTTCGATGAATGGCTCACCGAGGACCAGATTCGCAAGCACTTCGAGGGTTACGGCCCTCACTCGGCCCAGGACCTTGGCGACATGGGCCCTTACGACACCGCCCGCTGGCCCCGCATCCCCGCGCAGATCACCTGCCTGGACGATTACGCCCGCTGGATCAACGGCTACGACACCGG
The nucleotide sequence above comes from Planctomycetota bacterium. Encoded proteins:
- a CDS encoding glycosyltransferase family 39 protein encodes the protein MSGGHVGLVSVVRTRASVHLAALVLYGLLAFLPGLGQEVDLANREARHAEISREMAATGRFLVPHVCGELYPDKAPLFNWTAALLFRLAGRADYFLARLPSALSAVAVLAAVYVLGRRWFSTQAALIAAVVWGTTPLVALWARQSRSDMLLTCLLAYAALLADSAAAADEGPRRWAAWLGASAFAALATLAKGPHAALFFAIVAALVWRARRPRWAPPWPLTLAALGAIAALVGGWALAAEVSQPGYLRALTGHQFGVGLQQHPMPFYYYLVELLPVALPWSLFVVGAVAWAVRRGRERGYSAALVPAFVFAALLVLHSLVTNKRVHYMLPAMPWWALWLGALLAQSLANDDPAGREGREAPAWAARWPAVLILAALLAGALAGPFAWTRQARGGLAAVIALSVVLAGLAAWGLAAAWRGRAAQSAAALCVASAVVGAAWFPLWIGHVAKPSREVAAAREVIASLPRGAAVGAYRSASEHLLFKLGHAVALLPDADAVRVFLAAPGPRYLITQAERADEVRGLSPRPLRELSSWQTERDKGTLLLAGG
- a CDS encoding metallophosphoesterase — its product is MSTPSEQVTEATSPRRWKRVVRVLAILLLLMAGSLLVVHASAWTSFPRLSPSVLPPAGEVLEGKAPFSFAYVADSRGNLDLLETIFERVKADRVRLVLAGGDLVVEPAAEDFEWLLHELEEARLGVPFCAVAGNHDIRREEADPAERYRLYSRSFGPRQYWFACANTLFVALDTATEACAEGDLKWLEQTLARYRSQYEACIVYTHTPPHDPRHLRPCLASGVEELQRILNAHHVTALFCSHIHSYLEDKLGEVPVYISGGAGAGPDPPFVPHHYLLCTVEPGGALRVERKNVAVDTTEDYWEHKLLVKLPRRFNVLVMLGLAGVGIVLLAVGATPRRRRSPGKQGA